TAGATACGCCAAAACATTCGCAAGATGCTGCCCTTGGATCCCCTCCACCTGCACCTTTATTTGCATAGGTGACTCCCCCGCAAGAGAGACCTGAAGGCAAACCAAAACTTGAAAAATGAGAATAAGAAAAACTCTTATAAAAATAGCCATAACCTTTTATCCTAATGGTTTTTGGCCTTCATTTTCTATCTTTCCTTTAAGTAAATTAAAATGATAAACCAAAGAGGAATGAGGCCACCCTTTCAGACTTTTCACGGGTTCCCTCACTCCTCCACCCTATCGCTTGGCCCCACCATGGGTTTCCCACAAGATGTTGAAACAATTACCTGTATTTTGGTATCATGAAAGGGTGTCAATCGGGCTTTGTATAAAACGCTGGCGTTTGAAGCGCGGGCTTTCAACCTCGGAAGTTGAACAAAGGGCGGGCTTATCCCCCACATCTATCCATTGGCTGGAAACTGGGCAACGGGATACACCGATATCGATGATGGCATCCATCGCCGATGTTTTCGGGATACCGGTATCGTGGCTATATGGTGACCCCGACCAACTCGATGCATTAACTCTGGATGACCCCGAAGAGAGTCCAGGTCCGGATAGCCCTTTGAATGGATCGGTGGATCCCGTGATGGAGCAGATTCTTCGAGCCCGTCCCGCAGAACGGAACCTATTTCATCTGTTGTCTGTTCTAATCCAAAATGGGGAGGAAAAACACCTTCGCGCAGCGGAAATCAACCTTCGGAGCCTAATTAAGCAGACCCGGCGTTCTCTCATTCCGTGGGAAAACCGACAGCCTGGAAATTTTGACCCTCCCAGCGATTAAATGGGATTGTTGAACGGAACGACTTTAAGTGGGCACCCCCGGTGTGGAAAAAATAAAAATAAGTTTTTGTTTTTGGGAAAAAGGGTTGGAAGGGTTTTTATTGTTTTAAGGCTTCCTGAATTTCTTTTGCAATTTTTTGAGCGGCTTCTATTGGATCCTTTGCCTCGGAAATCGGCCTACCCACTACAATATAATCCGCGCCATTTCTAACCGCGTCCCCGGGGGTAACTGTTCTCCGTTGGTCATCCTGGTGAATGTGGGACCCTTGGGGTCGAATCCCCGGGGTGATAATGATGAAATCCTTTCCAAATTCCGCTCGAACCGATCTGGCCTCCTGTCCTGAACAGACCACACCATGACAGCCCGCATTTTTGGCCTTTCGAGCCAGATCTAAAACCCTTTCTTCAACGGTTTTTCGCTGGCCAATTCCTTCTATATCTTCTCTGCCTGAACTGGTTAACACCGTCACCCCAAGCACTTTGACCTCCCCTGTTTTAAATTGCTTCACCACTTCGGAAACCGCTTTTTCCTCCTCGTGTGTGTGGACGGTGATAAATTCAATGTCCTGAGATCGTGACAAAAAAACGGCCTTCACCCCTCCTCTTTGTTTCGGAATATCGTTGATGGTGTGACTGGAAAATTTAAAATCTAAAAAGAATTTATTTGCGCCTGTTATTTTTTGTATTTTATTGATGACATTGAGTCCATCCCCCATAAAAAGAGTCCAGCCAATCTTAAATATACCAACATGATCCTTCAATTCTTCTATATAGGGACGTGCTTCATCAAATGAAGGGAAATCGAGAGCAAAAATAATCCTTTGTTGAGGTGAAAGGGATTGTGTTTTCAATGGGTTAGACTCAGTCCGGAAGAGCACCAATTGACCGGATAGTAACTGAAAAAAACCGATTAAGTCAATAACATTCTTAGAAACAGTTTCCTAAATTTGAACCGGTTTTCCAATTTGGGTTCCAAAAAAGATAAACCTCTTTCCTGTGTAAGATTTCGGGCAAAGATATGGTTTTTGGATTCTCATTTAAGGTTTTAGGGAGAAAAATTAAAATTATTGTTCCAGAATATTGTGCAAAATGGGAACAAATTCATTTTTATGGCCTATTTACTGTAAAACTCTTCTCCCTATTAATCACCAGAAAAGAGTAAGATAAGCAGTATTCTAATCGGACCCCCAGTTTTCAGGTTGCAAGCAGGGATGGAAGGGCGAGAAAATTTACCATGTCAATACATCAGGAAATAAATTTCAAATGCAAGTCTCAACAGATTTTTGAGGCTCTTACAAAGGCAGAACAGTTTGGTGAATTTTCGGGTTCCCCCGCAGAAATTAATCCAGAGTCCGGAGGGAAGTTTTCGTGCTTTGGTGGAATAATATCAGGTATAACAATTGAAAACGTGCCAAATAAAAGGCTTGTACAGGCGTGGCGGGTGGGTAACTGGGAGCCCGGGGTATATTCAATCGTCAAATTTGAATTTGAAAAAATAAATGATAGGGAAACCAAATTGGTCTTTGATCATACTGGATTTCCCGAAGAACATAAAGGTCATCTAGAGCAAGGTTGGAATGAAAGATATTGGGAGCCATTGAAAAAATACCTAGAAACCTAGTCGCCGAGCCATGCAAATCCACTCGCCCGCATATTTATTTACCAAGGGATGTCCCCGCCACTGGTGAGTGGTATCCTTGATCCCTCATTTTTAGGAAATAACCCTCCCCTAAAAAATCGGTCCAGGTTTTCTTGGTAGACCACAAAACCCATTTAGAAAATTCCCTGGACCCTTCATCAAAAGACTATTGGCTCATCACCTCTATGGTCTTAATGTCCGACTCGTCCTCGATTTCTCCAAGGCAACTCAGGCAGGTAAAGGGAAAGTCGTCCGGGGTTTGTGCCAAGATGGTATCGGGGGTCTCAACAGCGGGATCCCCGCAATCCTTGTGTAAATAAACTCTCATGGGTATGCTCCTAAAAAGATATGTTTGATTAAAAGTATTATACGTGAATTTACTTGGTAGATATACCTTTAATAAATTAAATTAAGGGCAGGATGAGGTAGGGTCATGAATTTTTTAGACTGGGAGTAATGGTGAGATCCTACAAGCAGCCTGCCCACACGGTTACACAGGTGTAAACACATCAAATTTTCGATCTAAGGAAAACCGACTGGAAAGAGGTGTTCTGAATGAATCTTGAGTGGACCAGTACCCCTGGGTTTGGTTAAGCGATTTTTTTCTCCATTTCCAAATTAAGACTGTCCGAAAGGGTCTTCATTGGCGCCCTTCCTTGAAAACCCCTTTCTAACCACAATTTCTTGACTTGGTCCGACCCCGTGCCTACTTCCCTCCTTAAATTATTTAAAGGGACGCCTCTAACCCCTGCCCCCAAATGTTCCATCCTCTGGCTTTACCCCTTCACGGTTTACGCCTTAGTCCTCCTTTTCATAATTACGATGACATTATCCTCCGAAAAGTATAGCGCGGAGCTTCCCTCTGAGCTGCAAGCACTACAGATTTTCAAGAACAATCTATATTCTATGCATTAGCCGTCATTCCCGCGAAACCTGTCCTC
The sequence above is drawn from the Nitrospiria bacterium genome and encodes:
- a CDS encoding helix-turn-helix transcriptional regulator, which codes for MLKQLPVFWYHERVSIGLCIKRWRLKRGLSTSEVEQRAGLSPTSIHWLETGQRDTPISMMASIADVFGIPVSWLYGDPDQLDALTLDDPEESPGPDSPLNGSVDPVMEQILRARPAERNLFHLLSVLIQNGEEKHLRAAEINLRSLIKQTRRSLIPWENRQPGNFDPPSD
- the pyrF gene encoding orotidine-5'-phosphate decarboxylase, encoding MKTQSLSPQQRIIFALDFPSFDEARPYIEELKDHVGIFKIGWTLFMGDGLNVINKIQKITGANKFFLDFKFSSHTINDIPKQRGGVKAVFLSRSQDIEFITVHTHEEEKAVSEVVKQFKTGEVKVLGVTVLTSSGREDIEGIGQRKTVEERVLDLARKAKNAGCHGVVCSGQEARSVRAEFGKDFIIITPGIRPQGSHIHQDDQRRTVTPGDAVRNGADYIVVGRPISEAKDPIEAAQKIAKEIQEALKQ
- a CDS encoding SRPBCC domain-containing protein, translating into MSIHQEINFKCKSQQIFEALTKAEQFGEFSGSPAEINPESGGKFSCFGGIISGITIENVPNKRLVQAWRVGNWEPGVYSIVKFEFEKINDRETKLVFDHTGFPEEHKGHLEQGWNERYWEPLKKYLET